The following coding sequences lie in one Candidatus Peregrinibacteria bacterium genomic window:
- a CDS encoding AIR synthase-related protein — MSTYEESGVNISEGDKASRIAYTAAKATFAGREGMIGSAVVQDGGFAGLVDMGDFYLVQNDDGIGSKEVIAEAIGKYDTLGYDLLAMVIDDAACVGAEVITCSNTMDVKKVISEKVEKLMEGFKNACLAHKVIIPGGEIAELNTMVNNNLWNATSVGIVEKHKVITGAKVKAGDKVIALRSDGFRSNGFSLVRHVLENAFGDDCYMHPYDEDISDAGHRPILENHTIEKSWGAKVLTPSKIYYSFIMDLHGRFKEPAKVDIHGIVHVTGGGITANLQRILKNGLGAHLDNLFPPHEMMSRLQTLGDISDEEAYKVWNMGNGMFIIVDESDVPLVLERAQANNIEAQVAGTINASGMVTL, encoded by the coding sequence ATGTCTACATACGAAGAATCAGGAGTGAATATTTCCGAAGGAGATAAAGCTTCGCGCATCGCATATACGGCAGCGAAAGCTACGTTTGCAGGACGTGAAGGGATGATCGGCTCAGCCGTCGTCCAAGACGGCGGCTTCGCCGGCCTCGTCGATATGGGTGATTTTTATCTTGTTCAAAATGACGATGGGATTGGTAGTAAAGAAGTGATAGCAGAGGCGATTGGCAAATACGACACGCTTGGATATGACTTACTTGCGATGGTTATTGATGACGCAGCTTGCGTTGGAGCGGAGGTTATAACTTGTAGTAACACTATGGATGTGAAAAAAGTTATTTCAGAAAAAGTTGAAAAGCTCATGGAAGGATTTAAAAACGCATGCCTTGCGCACAAGGTGATAATTCCGGGAGGAGAAATTGCGGAGCTCAATACTATGGTAAATAATAATTTGTGGAATGCGACGTCGGTTGGAATAGTTGAAAAACACAAAGTGATAACCGGTGCAAAAGTAAAAGCTGGTGATAAGGTGATAGCTCTGCGCTCAGATGGATTTCGTTCAAATGGATTCTCACTTGTTCGTCATGTGCTCGAAAATGCATTTGGAGATGATTGCTACATGCATCCTTACGATGAGGACATTTCTGACGCAGGTCATAGGCCCATTTTGGAAAATCATACTATTGAAAAATCATGGGGTGCGAAAGTTTTGACTCCATCAAAGATTTATTATTCGTTCATTATGGATTTGCATGGTCGTTTCAAAGAGCCTGCAAAAGTAGATATTCACGGAATCGTGCATGTTACCGGCGGCGGCATCACTGCAAACTTGCAACGCATACTCAAAAACGGTCTCGGAGCACACTTAGATAATTTATTCCCACCTCATGAAATGATGAGCCGCCTCCAAACACTTGGAGACATATCTGACGAAGAAGCTTACAAAGTTTGGAACATGGGCAATGGAATGTTCATCATAGTTGACGAATCTGACGTCCCTCTCGTCCTAGAACGCGCGCAAGCGAACAATATCGAGGCTCAGGTCGCAGGGACGATAAACGCCTCAGGCATGGTCACTTTATAA
- the dprA gene encoding DNA-processing protein DprA encodes MNENTCMDLCAETVKIKMYLNALKLVFPYDNKVLAKLINHDKLVNQTEKISSEWLSYIFHRAQRLELQKMGLTEIKIKELLKRRFEIDVEAEYALLLKENVSLISRSDREYPSLLNQIYNAPEVLYVQGKKSMLSNQNNSWEISIVGTRAASSYGLEVTERIVKDLKPYEPTIVSGLAMGIDMAAHSAAISNDLPTIAVLGAGHGSLKPKYGFRLIKELLTNHLVVSEYPFNIKGDKFTFPQRNRIIAGLSLATVVVEARSRSGALITAQMAAENNREVFAVPGSILSTYSRGTNETIKKSEAELYLDVPTMIETINLSAFLPFAERYPISQKEELAKQLLAARKLALLSPRVRFAGPLPNSIIPDIEGHIHRKIYDNLKCPMSIGEMIEVTGATTQELLISLTELELQGYIKEDTNQKWLRTV; translated from the coding sequence ATGAATGAAAATACCTGTATGGATTTGTGTGCGGAAACTGTAAAAATAAAAATGTATCTCAATGCCCTAAAGCTTGTTTTTCCTTATGATAATAAGGTTTTGGCCAAGTTGATTAATCATGATAAATTGGTTAATCAAACGGAGAAAATTTCTTCGGAGTGGTTATCATATATTTTTCATAGGGCGCAGAGGTTGGAGCTGCAAAAGATGGGTTTGACCGAGATCAAGATAAAGGAATTATTGAAACGCCGATTTGAGATCGATGTTGAGGCGGAGTATGCGCTTCTTTTAAAGGAAAATGTGAGTTTGATTAGTCGAAGTGATAGAGAGTACCCATCTTTGCTTAATCAAATCTATAACGCGCCTGAAGTTTTGTATGTACAAGGTAAAAAGTCGATGTTGAGTAATCAAAATAATTCATGGGAAATATCTATAGTTGGGACTCGTGCGGCATCATCATATGGACTTGAGGTTACGGAAAGAATTGTAAAAGACCTGAAACCTTATGAGCCTACTATAGTGAGTGGGCTTGCAATGGGGATAGATATGGCGGCGCACAGCGCCGCCATATCAAACGACCTTCCGACTATCGCAGTACTTGGCGCTGGACATGGCTCTCTTAAGCCCAAATACGGCTTCCGATTAATCAAGGAATTACTGACTAATCACTTGGTTGTTTCAGAGTATCCATTCAATATTAAAGGTGATAAATTCACATTTCCACAGCGAAATCGTATAATCGCGGGCTTAAGTCTGGCAACAGTAGTTGTAGAAGCTCGTAGCCGTTCAGGAGCACTTATCACAGCGCAAATGGCAGCGGAGAATAATCGGGAAGTTTTCGCCGTGCCAGGCTCTATACTCAGTACTTATTCTCGTGGTACGAACGAAACGATAAAAAAATCTGAAGCGGAGCTGTATTTGGATGTCCCAACTATGATAGAAACCATAAATCTCAGTGCTTTTCTGCCGTTTGCTGAGCGTTACCCCATATCGCAAAAGGAAGAATTGGCAAAACAACTATTGGCCGCGCGAAAATTAGCATTACTTTCTCCCAGAGTGCGTTTCGCAGGACCACTTCCAAATAGCATTATTCCGGATATAGAAGGGCATATTCACAGAAAAATTTATGATAATCTAAAATGCCCAATGAGTATTGGTGAAATGATCGAAGTAACCGGAGCCACTACTCAGGAACTTCTGATATCACTTACCGAACTTGAACTTCAAGGCTACATCAAAGAAGATACCAATCAAAAATGGCTCCGCACAGTTTGA
- a CDS encoding GspE/PulE family protein: MTDRNIAQDDGSKTQPKVVDMTVQIPDATDTDAPHVKTEHAEGIHMRQAIDKINLELKEKAVVQNAKTLDLTYVDITQTPINPDMFNLLDDSIMAKTLVLPFFKIGKKIRVAVSDPNDTETKNVLQKLRDDGYQLNVSMASDTGIRNILGRYFSKTAKQTVNVDNTEVDESKLEAYAEEIKNLGKEAEETLSEMPAEEGVNFLCVGAIKTGSSDMHFQPEEGYCQLRFRIDGMMQPITRIDLKTYANLLNQLKYKAKMKLNINNEPQDGRFYFVINDQKIDVRVSLIPTEFGETIVMRLLDARKGFLSLKELGFSDFNYSILEKLCHLSTGLILVTGPTGSGKTTTLYGMLDRLNKQEVKIITLEDPIEYHLHGISQSQVNEKRGYTFASGLKSILRQDPNIVMIGEIRDLDTASTTCQAALTGHLVLSTLHTNSAVESIPRMLNIGVPEFMLAPTLRAVAAQRLVRILCECKTEKELEEKEKIYLEEKVKNLKEKNPDMRIDVPTKLYKPVGCAKCSDDGYRGQTQIAEILIIDDDIHDMILDKKSGHEILGKAIEKGMITMEDDGVIKVIQSITTLEEVFRVIDKS, from the coding sequence ATGACTGACCGGAACATTGCACAAGATGATGGCTCTAAAACTCAACCAAAAGTTGTCGATATGACGGTGCAAATTCCTGATGCAACCGATACAGATGCCCCTCATGTAAAAACTGAACATGCCGAAGGCATACACATGAGACAAGCTATCGATAAGATAAATCTGGAATTGAAAGAAAAAGCTGTCGTACAAAATGCGAAAACTCTCGATCTCACATATGTAGACATTACTCAAACGCCAATCAATCCTGATATGTTTAATTTACTGGATGATAGTATTATGGCGAAAACATTAGTACTTCCTTTTTTCAAAATAGGAAAAAAGATCAGGGTAGCTGTCTCCGATCCAAATGACACAGAGACAAAAAATGTATTACAAAAACTACGAGACGATGGATATCAATTGAATGTAAGCATGGCTTCTGACACAGGTATACGAAATATCTTAGGTAGATATTTTTCAAAAACCGCTAAACAAACCGTAAATGTTGACAATACTGAAGTAGACGAATCAAAACTGGAAGCATATGCAGAGGAGATAAAAAATCTAGGAAAGGAAGCTGAAGAAACTCTATCAGAGATGCCAGCCGAGGAGGGTGTGAATTTTTTATGCGTTGGGGCCATCAAAACCGGCTCATCAGACATGCATTTTCAACCTGAAGAGGGATATTGCCAGCTACGATTTCGAATTGATGGAATGATGCAACCAATCACAAGAATAGACTTAAAGACTTATGCGAACTTACTAAATCAACTGAAGTATAAGGCTAAAATGAAGTTAAATATAAACAATGAACCACAAGATGGAAGATTTTATTTCGTAATAAATGACCAAAAGATCGATGTCCGTGTGTCGCTTATTCCAACTGAATTTGGAGAGACCATCGTAATGAGACTTCTAGATGCGCGCAAAGGATTCTTAAGTTTAAAGGAGCTCGGATTTAGTGATTTCAATTATAGTATTTTAGAAAAACTATGCCATCTATCGACTGGGCTAATACTCGTTACCGGGCCAACCGGATCCGGTAAAACAACTACTCTATATGGAATGCTTGATAGATTAAATAAACAAGAAGTTAAGATAATCACGCTTGAAGATCCAATCGAATATCATCTGCATGGGATTTCTCAAAGCCAGGTAAATGAGAAGCGTGGATATACTTTTGCATCAGGTCTAAAATCAATCCTCAGACAAGATCCGAATATAGTTATGATCGGGGAAATTCGTGACCTTGATACGGCCTCGACTACCTGTCAGGCTGCGCTTACCGGACATCTTGTATTATCAACTTTGCATACAAATAGTGCTGTAGAAAGCATCCCACGTATGTTGAATATAGGAGTGCCTGAATTCATGCTGGCTCCGACTCTACGCGCCGTCGCCGCCCAAAGGTTAGTGCGTATACTCTGTGAATGTAAAACAGAAAAAGAGCTTGAAGAAAAAGAGAAAATATATTTGGAAGAGAAGGTGAAAAACTTAAAAGAAAAAAATCCGGACATGAGGATTGACGTTCCAACAAAATTATATAAACCCGTAGGTTGCGCTAAATGTAGTGATGATGGATACCGTGGGCAAACACAAATAGCAGAAATCTTAATAATAGATGATGATATTCACGACATGATTTTGGATAAAAAATCCGGACATGAAATATTAGGGAAAGCCATAGAAAAAGGCATGATCACGATGGAGGATGATGGAGTAATAAAAGTTATTCAAAGTATTACAACTTTGGAAGAAGTGTTTAGAGTTATAGACAAAAGCTAA
- the nusA gene encoding transcription termination factor NusA, with protein sequence MQTPFQSAVKQLCDEKGLPEEVVMEAIEAALRAAYRKDYGNKDQNIEVDINDSVENATVYVVKTVVEGVEEPELEMTVKDAEKYKKGAKIGDEIRMDVTPAEYGRIAAQSAKQVITQRLQEAERDLMYETFKDRENELLSSTVHRVDGKNVYISLEKVTTLLKPQDQIPGERYYAGQRTRVYLDKVIKTTKGPQLLISRSHPLLVQKLLELEIPEIAEKVVEVKAVAREAGVRSKIAVSSTDDKVDPIGACVGQKGARIQSIMDDLNGERIDIIEWKENLEEFIKAALSPAVIAVINLDKDSRRARIYVHTDQRPLAIGRNGQNVRLASQLVGLELDILDISELSPEDAKDAKLTIEEVEKLPISEGARSALTEASLTQVGQLKGLSVEDFVSVGLSEEQAIEIFEIMKLVK encoded by the coding sequence ATGCAAACACCATTTCAATCTGCAGTTAAGCAGTTGTGTGATGAAAAAGGACTTCCGGAAGAGGTAGTTATGGAAGCTATTGAGGCGGCGCTTCGCGCCGCATACCGTAAAGATTACGGGAATAAAGATCAAAATATCGAAGTAGATATAAATGATTCTGTAGAAAATGCTACAGTCTACGTCGTAAAAACAGTCGTAGAAGGCGTCGAAGAGCCAGAGCTTGAGATGACGGTAAAGGACGCTGAAAAATACAAAAAAGGCGCAAAGATTGGTGATGAAATTCGTATGGATGTAACTCCTGCCGAATACGGAAGGATCGCTGCACAATCAGCAAAACAAGTGATAACTCAACGTCTCCAAGAAGCTGAAAGAGACCTGATGTACGAAACTTTCAAGGATCGTGAAAACGAACTTCTATCATCTACCGTACACCGGGTTGATGGTAAAAATGTTTACATCAGCTTGGAAAAAGTAACTACACTTCTAAAACCACAAGATCAAATCCCCGGGGAAAGATATTATGCCGGTCAACGAACAAGAGTGTATTTGGACAAAGTTATCAAGACTACAAAAGGACCCCAACTTTTGATTTCTCGTTCTCACCCACTCCTTGTTCAGAAATTATTAGAACTTGAGATACCTGAGATTGCAGAGAAGGTCGTAGAGGTCAAAGCTGTGGCTCGCGAAGCAGGTGTACGTTCAAAAATAGCCGTTAGTAGCACTGATGATAAAGTCGACCCAATAGGCGCTTGCGTTGGGCAAAAAGGTGCGCGTATTCAATCTATCATGGACGACTTAAATGGGGAGCGTATCGATATCATCGAATGGAAAGAGAATCTTGAAGAATTCATAAAAGCGGCGTTATCACCTGCGGTAATCGCAGTTATCAATCTAGATAAAGACTCTAGACGTGCAAGGATTTATGTACACACGGACCAACGCCCACTTGCAATTGGAAGAAATGGTCAAAATGTAAGATTGGCTTCTCAACTCGTAGGTCTTGAGCTAGATATACTGGATATCTCTGAACTATCTCCTGAAGATGCTAAAGATGCGAAACTTACTATCGAAGAAGTTGAAAAATTACCAATCTCAGAAGGTGCTCGCAGCGCGCTTACTGAGGCAAGTCTAACACAAGTTGGTCAGCTCAAAGGGCTTTCCGTAGAGGACTTTGTGTCTGTAGGATTGAGCGAAGAGCAGGCAATAGAAATCTTTGAAATTATGAAATTGGTAAAGTAA
- a CDS encoding RecX family transcriptional regulator has translation MTSDDNTKTIKKEASRAYNYACRLLGRSDYTTHEIRTKLERKKYNKKIINDVIEKCIGFGFLNDKAYVGKYIRTRLALKPRGKYILRMELIKKGIDKELIETHFEDDPINERELACELIANNARRLMQLTPEKRKQKILYLLCSRGLPYVRYEQLVDLTNSLPKDR, from the coding sequence ATGACATCTGACGACAATACAAAAACAATAAAAAAAGAGGCTAGCAGGGCGTATAATTACGCCTGCCGGCTTCTTGGACGGAGCGACTATACAACTCATGAAATAAGAACTAAATTGGAGCGAAAAAAATACAATAAAAAGATCATCAATGACGTGATCGAAAAGTGCATTGGATTCGGATTTTTAAATGACAAAGCGTACGTCGGGAAATATATTCGTACACGACTCGCTTTGAAACCACGTGGTAAATATATTTTAAGAATGGAATTAATAAAAAAAGGAATTGATAAGGAATTGATAGAGACTCATTTTGAAGATGACCCTATAAACGAGAGGGAGCTTGCGTGCGAGCTTATAGCTAATAATGCGCGACGGTTAATGCAACTTACCCCTGAAAAACGTAAACAAAAAATACTTTACCTACTCTGCTCGCGCGGACTTCCATACGTAAGATATGAGCAATTGGTCGATTTAACAAACAGCTTGCCAAAAGACCGGTAA
- the recA gene encoding recombinase RecA, giving the protein MAKAASTQVSEKAKALELAMAVIEKNFGKGAIMRMDEKSRIPMETIPTGCLSLDLALGGGIPKGRIIEIFGPESSGKTTLTLHILAEAQKQGGTAAFIDAEHALDPNYARKIGVNVDQLLVSQPDNGEQALEITETLVRSNAVDIIVIDSVAALTPRAEIEGEMGDSHMGLQARLMSQALRKLTAAISRSNVTVIFINQLRMKIGVMFGNPETTTGGNALKFYSSVRLDIRSIGQIADTSNEEKSVSGKRTRVKVVKNKIAPPFKIAEFDIMFNNGISKEGDLIDLGAKCEVIKKSGAFYSYGDTRLGQGRENAKFFLLENPTMMAEIEKEVRAKCLSDSSGIPTNHDESFEEVVNLETGEIVAEAA; this is encoded by the coding sequence ATGGCAAAAGCAGCAAGTACACAAGTCAGCGAGAAGGCGAAGGCCCTCGAACTCGCTATGGCCGTGATCGAAAAAAATTTCGGCAAAGGCGCGATCATGCGAATGGATGAAAAAAGTCGCATACCTATGGAAACTATCCCTACCGGATGTCTATCATTGGACCTCGCCCTCGGAGGAGGAATTCCAAAAGGTCGTATTATTGAGATTTTCGGCCCGGAGTCTTCAGGTAAGACAACTTTAACATTGCACATTTTAGCTGAAGCTCAGAAGCAAGGAGGCACGGCTGCATTTATAGATGCAGAGCACGCCCTCGACCCTAATTACGCTCGTAAAATAGGTGTTAACGTGGATCAGCTCTTGGTTTCACAGCCTGACAATGGAGAGCAAGCTTTGGAAATCACGGAGACCCTTGTACGCTCAAATGCAGTGGATATAATCGTCATAGATTCCGTTGCCGCACTTACTCCACGAGCAGAGATAGAAGGTGAAATGGGAGACTCGCATATGGGTCTACAAGCCAGACTGATGAGCCAAGCACTTAGGAAGCTGACGGCTGCCATAAGCAGATCGAACGTAACGGTTATATTTATCAATCAGCTACGTATGAAAATTGGGGTAATGTTCGGTAACCCGGAAACTACTACCGGTGGTAATGCGCTGAAGTTCTATTCATCTGTACGACTTGATATTCGATCAATTGGACAGATTGCTGACACTTCCAATGAAGAAAAATCAGTATCCGGAAAACGTACACGTGTTAAGGTTGTGAAAAACAAGATCGCTCCACCATTTAAAATTGCAGAGTTTGATATCATGTTTAACAACGGTATTTCAAAAGAAGGTGATCTTATTGACCTTGGTGCAAAATGTGAAGTAATCAAAAAGTCAGGAGCATTCTATTCTTACGGAGATACACGCCTTGGACAAGGCCGTGAAAATGCGAAGTTCTTCCTGCTTGAGAATCCAACTATGATGGCGGAAATCGAAAAAGAAGTAAGAGCTAAATGCCTAAGTGATAGCTCAGGTATACCAACGAATCACGATGAGTCATTTGAGGAGGTCGTAAATCTGGAAACCGGGGAAATAGTAGCAGAAGCTGCATAA
- a CDS encoding glycosyltransferase family 1 protein — MKIAIDIKSALGDKTGKGVYAYNIVRELVKSGKEDEFLMYAPKSEDPFVDELAKLANVEVRVISSSGLKWHLDVYQDVMGLFSNGEVDAYFSPGSFIVSALFYWTGLLSFGFKKTPESYITVHDLVAFLYSDTHNKKAVFIEKLTLKSSLKGGKRIFAVSENTAKDVMSRFGIPSEKIIITYNAVGENFIAPNLSTIAAFREKYKLPKKYILSLGTLVPRKNIQLTLKAFSLLCADSKFSKDIDLCIVGGDGWGDSQEFALSEAAQNPRIHMLGYLPYEELSCIYTGAEVFVYPSLYEGFGIPPLEAASMSCPVIVSNTSSLPEVVGDSVMQIDPNDAEALAEAIKLLTSDIAKRKELIQKGGENIKRFSWRKSAERILKTIKL, encoded by the coding sequence ATGAAAATCGCAATTGATATCAAGTCGGCGCTTGGGGATAAGACAGGGAAGGGTGTTTATGCATACAATATTGTGCGTGAGCTTGTGAAGTCCGGCAAAGAGGATGAATTTTTGATGTATGCACCGAAAAGTGAAGATCCATTTGTTGATGAATTAGCGAAACTTGCAAATGTAGAAGTGCGAGTTATTTCCTCGAGTGGTCTTAAGTGGCATTTGGATGTTTATCAAGACGTCATGGGGTTGTTTTCAAATGGTGAAGTTGATGCATACTTCTCTCCGGGTAGTTTTATAGTTTCGGCACTTTTTTATTGGACAGGGCTTTTGTCATTTGGGTTTAAAAAAACACCGGAATCTTACATAACCGTGCATGATTTAGTGGCATTTTTATATTCTGATACTCATAACAAAAAGGCTGTTTTCATAGAGAAACTTACCCTCAAGTCATCATTAAAAGGGGGCAAAAGGATATTTGCAGTTTCGGAAAATACGGCTAAGGATGTTATGTCAAGATTTGGCATACCTTCAGAGAAAATCATAATTACATACAATGCAGTTGGTGAGAATTTCATCGCTCCAAATTTAAGTACTATTGCGGCTTTTCGTGAAAAGTACAAGCTTCCAAAGAAGTATATCTTGAGTCTCGGCACACTTGTGCCTCGCAAAAACATCCAACTTACACTCAAGGCATTTTCACTTCTTTGTGCGGACTCTAAGTTCTCGAAGGATATAGATCTTTGTATTGTTGGTGGGGATGGTTGGGGTGATTCACAGGAGTTTGCTCTGAGTGAGGCCGCACAGAACCCTCGCATTCACATGCTCGGCTACCTACCATACGAAGAATTGTCATGTATATACACAGGGGCGGAAGTTTTTGTGTATCCGTCCCTCTATGAAGGCTTCGGCATACCTCCACTTGAAGCTGCGTCTATGAGCTGTCCGGTAATAGTAAGTAATACTTCAAGCCTCCCTGAAGTAGTAGGTGATAGTGTGATGCAAATAGATCCAAATGATGCAGAGGCTCTTGCGGAAGCAATCAAACTTCTTACTTCCGATATAGCGAAACGCAAGGAGCTTATTCAGAAAGGCGGCGAAAATATAAAACGCTTTTCATGGCGCAAAAGTGCGGAGCGAATCCTGAAAACTATTAAGCTATAG
- a CDS encoding glycosyltransferase family 4 protein, giving the protein MKKLDILITRFPFESALGGEELHTLHLAESLLERGHDITLLTSDVVLTKLFEEKKLNVVRGAAVSPPVTILTLFVFTLLSPFYFLYLNWFLIKFHRQHKKDPKRADMQPVIYSLSLTEKLLMSPVAKLLGLHVVWIEHARIGGSLTKNPWIIAYYFWSSFSQIIAPSKQTAYPIRWAKNLHIIPHGIKFDKPSFKVKSLINQHDKATKKGHATNHKPKLLCVARLSQDKGVDYLISAILKLINHGQEIGLQIVGTGVLEESLKKTVKELHLDRFIEFKGKVPHDKLAKLYEESDVVVLPSSEHDPFGLVVLEGMMLSKPIVLTSACGVSEYLESGVEALVIPPKDDHALFQAIKALLTNQTLKAEIAKKGHATINSKFNYERMIDEYEKIFLKSI; this is encoded by the coding sequence ATGAAAAAACTCGACATATTAATAACCAGGTTTCCTTTTGAATCAGCTCTCGGTGGAGAAGAGCTGCATACTTTGCATTTAGCTGAGTCACTTCTTGAACGTGGTCATGACATCACACTGCTGACATCTGATGTCGTTCTTACAAAATTATTTGAAGAAAAAAAACTTAATGTTGTTAGGGGGGCGGCCGTCTCGCCGCCGGTTACAATCCTGACTCTATTTGTATTTACACTACTTAGCCCATTTTATTTCCTTTATCTCAATTGGTTCCTCATAAAATTTCACCGACAACATAAAAAAGATCCAAAAAGAGCTGATATGCAGCCGGTTATATATAGTTTATCTCTTACAGAAAAACTTCTCATGAGTCCGGTCGCAAAATTACTTGGATTGCACGTTGTATGGATTGAACATGCGCGTATAGGCGGCTCCTTGACCAAAAACCCTTGGATAATCGCATACTACTTTTGGTCTTCCTTTAGCCAAATTATCGCCCCATCAAAACAGACCGCCTATCCAATCAGATGGGCCAAAAATCTCCACATAATCCCACATGGGATTAAGTTTGATAAGCCATCATTCAAGGTGAAAAGTTTGATTAATCAACATGATAAAGCGACTAAAAAAGGACATGCAACCAACCACAAACCAAAGCTCCTCTGTGTCGCTCGATTAAGCCAAGATAAAGGTGTTGATTACCTGATTTCCGCGATCTTAAAGTTGATTAATCATGGTCAAGAAATTGGCTTACAGATCGTCGGAACCGGGGTTCTTGAAGAATCACTCAAAAAAACGGTGAAAGAATTACACTTGGATCGATTTATTGAATTCAAAGGGAAGGTTCCGCATGACAAACTTGCGAAACTATACGAAGAATCCGATGTCGTCGTGTTGCCTTCCAGTGAGCATGATCCATTTGGCCTCGTCGTTCTCGAAGGGATGATGCTGAGCAAACCAATCGTTCTCACCTCCGCATGTGGAGTTAGCGAATACTTGGAATCCGGGGTTGAAGCATTGGTCATACCACCAAAGGACGACCATGCGTTATTCCAAGCCATAAAAGCACTTTTGACTAATCAAACTTTAAAGGCCGAAATCGCAAAAAAAGGACATGCAACTATCAACTCCAAGTTCAACTATGAAAGAATGATCGATGAATATGAAAAGATATTCCTGAAATCTATTTAA
- a CDS encoding NAD(+)/NADH kinase, which produces MKKVKTYLEKQGCEVFLDSNAAPLIDKKPGYKKKEMMEFVDMAILLGGDGTILKTARRMPPRKVLLLPVNLGTLGFLTETPADKLFNHLDRIFVKKRFVIDERMLLRTTVYRKGRKIESFLALNEAAITQGSFARVIEMNVEVNQRKLMTIRGDGLIVSTPTGSTGHGLSAGGPVVNPGMEAFILTPVCPIALSNRPIVMPNDRQLKITVLSEKKDNTSRVGLTLDGQVIFPLLHGDEIKIRASSRKVRIIRMTGQNYYKMLRQKLGWGV; this is translated from the coding sequence GTGAAAAAAGTAAAAACTTATCTTGAGAAGCAAGGATGTGAGGTTTTTTTGGATTCAAATGCAGCGCCACTTATCGATAAAAAGCCTGGCTACAAGAAAAAAGAAATGATGGAATTTGTAGATATGGCGATTTTGCTTGGAGGAGATGGTACGATTTTAAAAACCGCCAGACGTATGCCGCCTCGTAAAGTATTGCTCCTACCTGTAAATCTCGGAACTCTAGGCTTTCTCACCGAGACACCTGCGGATAAATTGTTTAATCATCTGGATCGTATATTTGTAAAAAAGAGATTTGTTATAGATGAGCGCATGCTGCTTCGCACTACGGTTTATAGAAAAGGCCGGAAAATAGAATCATTCTTGGCTCTCAATGAGGCTGCTATAACTCAAGGTAGTTTTGCCAGAGTGATAGAAATGAATGTAGAAGTAAATCAACGCAAGCTTATGACTATACGCGGAGATGGCTTGATAGTCTCAACGCCGACCGGTTCAACCGGGCATGGGCTTTCCGCAGGAGGGCCGGTAGTGAACCCCGGTATGGAGGCTTTTATACTTACTCCCGTATGCCCTATCGCACTTTCAAACCGTCCGATAGTTATGCCAAATGATAGACAACTCAAAATCACTGTTCTCAGCGAAAAAAAGGATAATACTTCCAGAGTCGGTTTAACTCTCGACGGACAAGTTATATTTCCACTACTTCATGGGGATGAAATAAAAATCCGCGCTTCATCTAGAAAAGTCCGCATCATACGTATGACGGGTCAAAATTACTACAAAATGCTCCGCCAAAAACTAGGCTGGGGCGTCTAA